A single region of the Candidatus Protochlamydia amoebophila UWE25 genome encodes:
- the waaF gene encoding lipopolysaccharide heptosyltransferase II — translation MSKKNFLSLNPQNIIIRMPNWLGDLVMATPILADLKNYWPHAKLTVVCQGLLGAVIEHDPHIHHVISFERSKSWKQSQKCNENLLISLKKGNYDLGILLTNSFSSAWKFWQGNVKNKIGYSTHWRSWLLDHAIPFSPNYTQQHLVVTYKQLLEPLGISLSNNSPTLYLTKKELENTQQQLISHRVEPQDLIIGINPGAAYGSAKCWLPERFKDLTEKLLTNPRTKILFFGDKTGTPLVNEICQGLPDRVINLASKTSIRELMAYIKLCHVFLTNDSGPMHVAAALNTPLIALFGSTSDIATGPYQGGTVIHKHVPCSPCYRRECPIDFRCMKRIEVEEVYQSICSYLPL, via the coding sequence TTGTCAAAAAAAAATTTTTTATCTTTAAATCCGCAAAACATCATTATTCGTATGCCTAATTGGCTAGGAGATCTGGTGATGGCAACACCTATCCTTGCTGACTTAAAAAACTATTGGCCCCATGCAAAATTAACAGTCGTCTGCCAAGGATTATTGGGAGCTGTCATTGAACATGATCCACATATCCACCATGTTATTTCCTTTGAACGTTCTAAAAGTTGGAAGCAATCACAAAAATGCAATGAAAATTTGTTAATTTCTTTGAAGAAAGGAAATTATGATTTAGGTATTTTACTCACAAATTCATTTTCTTCTGCTTGGAAATTTTGGCAGGGAAACGTTAAAAATAAAATCGGATATTCTACACATTGGCGTAGTTGGTTGCTTGATCATGCCATCCCTTTTTCACCTAATTATACTCAACAACATCTTGTTGTAACCTATAAACAGTTATTAGAGCCTCTGGGTATTTCGCTCTCTAATAACTCCCCAACGCTTTACCTCACAAAAAAAGAATTAGAGAATACTCAACAACAATTGATTTCTCATAGGGTTGAACCTCAAGATCTAATCATTGGCATCAATCCTGGAGCTGCCTACGGGTCAGCAAAATGTTGGTTACCTGAAAGGTTTAAAGATCTCACAGAAAAATTATTAACCAATCCTCGTACAAAAATTTTATTTTTTGGAGATAAAACAGGAACTCCTCTCGTCAATGAAATTTGCCAAGGGTTGCCAGACCGCGTCATTAATTTGGCTAGTAAAACTTCTATCAGAGAATTAATGGCCTATATCAAGCTTTGCCATGTCTTTTTAACAAATGACAGTGGACCTATGCATGTAGCTGCTGCTTTAAATACTCCTCTTATTGCTTTATTTGGATCCACAAGTGATATCGCAACAGGCCCCTATCAAGGAGGAACGGTCATCCATAAGCATGTTCCTTGTTCACCCTGTTATCGAAGAGAATGCCCCATTGATTTTCGGTGTATGAAACGCATTGAAGTCGAGGAAGTTTATCAGTCAATTTGTTCTTATCTTCCTCTTTAA